The Alosa sapidissima isolate fAloSap1 chromosome 6, fAloSap1.pri, whole genome shotgun sequence genome window below encodes:
- the LOC121711088 gene encoding uncharacterized protein LOC121711088 isoform X1, translating into MRSKGAEIARRYRERRDADPDRRRKYLEKERVKWKKDRETGKKKGVNELSEREKRAKRKKWKEAKSQARARNRASALLQSETPPNSPAETPENQREPGPSRQRHQGESIRRSAKRKLKKQIEILEAQLKKEKSKTEKYKKRYHRAKKESPSKSPRTKVNALLARQKVNSPIKRALLFHTSLIENIRRKYEHAKTNREKQLIAKVVSGNILKKYKLQKHAQTAFGYSKKIAKYPVDLTYRGRRCVSRNDIRKKVTSFFLRDDVSRMTTGRKQTVTRLKNKMQKRLLTDTMKNLHRRFLSEHIGHMSYTSFCRLRPFWVVTPSTSDRDTCLCKKHENLQFIANALQSQGLLSSRNIEEMSEATMCDPKAKVCAYGECSECLLTCHPMLKTPGEENISLFQWMTEKIKKDEKVSTITVKREITKTEHELNTDFQERLVHFRSHVFNIKWQFDAYRELRRSLKPNESLLHIDFSENYSCKYSEEIQSVHFGGSHKQASLHTGVLYTTGEQAPHTFCSISPSRRHDPVAIWAHLDPVLKVVRERHPQVSTLHFFSDGPATQYRQKGNFFYLSTEPYKYGFKEITWNFFEANHGKGAPDGVGGALKRSADRIVAHGGDIPDAQSLYNKLKSLDTSVELFFIPERDIESKPEIPAIAAVKGTMRIHQAISLTPGQMKYRDISCLCKREKGVLDCPCFNLQEVTLANVPVSSDKSPACGKTPDNPRRPEMIEVKHIGEWCVVNYDNKAYPGIIMDAEGHSVKVKCMQRHGINQFKWPGLRDDICWYHDWQVLCLIPEPQALNKRSLQIEASAWKYVEQQLQN; encoded by the exons ATGAGATCAAAAGGAGCTGAGATAGCAAGGAGATATCGGGAACGTCGTGATGCTGACCCAGACAGAAGAAGAAAGTACCTTGAGAAAGAAAGGGTCaaatggaaaaaagacagagagactggAAAGAAGAAGGGTGTCAATGagctcagtgagagagagaagagggcaaaaagaaagaaatggaaagAGGCAAAAAGTCAAGCCAGAGCCAGAAACAGGGCTAGTGCTTTGCTACAGTCAGAGACACCACCCAACTCCCCTGCTGAAACTCCTGAAAATCAGCGTGAGCCAGGGCCCTCCAG GCAACGGCATCAAGGGGAAAGCATTCGAAGGAGTGCGAAGAGAAAACTGAAAAAACAGATTGAAATATTAGAGGCACAgctcaaaaaagagaaaagtaaAACTGAGAAATATAAGAAGAGGTACCATCGGGCCAAGAAAGAAAGTCCGTCCAAATCACCACGTACAAAAGTCAATGCTTTGTTGGCACGTCAAAAAGTGAATTCACCCATCAAAAGAGCTCTTCTTTTCCATACATCCCTGATTGAAAATATTAGAAGAAAATATgaacatgcaaaaacaaacagagagaagCAGCTGATAGCAAAAGTGGTCAGTGGAAACATTCTAAAGAAGTATAAGCTCCAAAAGCATGCCCAGACTGCTTTTGGCTACTCTAAGAAGATAGCAAAGTATCCTGTGGATCTGACCTACCGTGGGAGGAGGTGCGTCAGTCGAAATGACATTAGGAAGAAGGTTACATCATTTTTTCTTCGAGATGATGTTAGTCGAATGACAACTGGCCGCAAACAAACAGTCACACGGCTGAAGAATAAAATGCAAAAGAGGTTGCTTACTGACACAATGAAGAACTTGCATAGGAGGTTTCTCTCTGAGCACATTGGCCACATGTCATACACCTCCTTTTGCCGTCTCAGACCCTTTTGGGTGGTAACCCCCTCTACCTCTGACCGTGACACATGTCTCTGCAAAAAGCATGAGAACTTGCAATTCATTGCCAATGCCTTGCAGAGCCAAGGGTTACTGTCCTCAAGAAACATTGAGGAAATGTCTGAAGCAACCATGTGTGACCCGAAAGCCAAGGTCTGTGCTTATGGTGAGTGCAGTGAATGCCTCCTAACTTGTCACCCGATGCTGAAAACCCCTGGGGAAGAGAACATTAGTTTATTTCAGTGGATGACAGAGAAGATCAAGAAGGATGAGAAGGTGTCAACAATAACAGTGAAAAGGGAGATAACAAAAACAGAGCATGAGCTTAACACAGATTTCCAGGAGAGGCTTGTTCATTTTAGGAGCCATGTCTTCAACATTAAATGGCAATTTGATGCCTACAGGGAGCTCAGGAGGAGTCTGAAGCCCAATGAGTCCCTCTTGCATATAGATTTTAGCGAAAATTACTCATGTAAGTACAGCGAAGAAATACAATCTGTGCATTTTGGAGGCTCACACAAGCAGGCCAGTCTGCACACTGGAGTGCTCTACACCACTGGTGAACAAGCGCCACACACCTTCTGCTCCATATCACCCTCCAGAAGACATGACCCTGTGGCCATCTGGGCCCACCTTGATCCAGTTCTGAAGGTAGTGAGAGAACGACACCCTCAAGTCAGCACACTTCATTTTTTCAGCGATGGGCCTGCAACACAGTATCGACAAAAGGGAAATTTCTTCTACCTCTCAACAGAACCCTACAAGTATGGCTTCAAAGAAATAACATGGAATTTCTTTGAGGCTAATCATGGGAAGGGGGCACCAGACGGTGTAGGTGGGGCCCTCAAGAGGTCAGCAGACCGGATTGTAGCCCATGGAGGAGACATTCCTGATGCCCAGAGCTTGTATAACAAGCTGAAAAGCCTGGACACATCTGTCGAGCTGTTCTTCATCCCAGAGAGGGATATTGAATCAAAGCCTGAGATACCTGCAATAGCTGCCGTAAAAGGCACTATGAGAATCCACCAAGCTATCAGTCTGACACCCGGCCAAATGAAATACAGAGACATTTCATGTCTATGTAAAAGGGAGAAAGGTGTTTTGGACTGCCCCTGCTTTAATCTTCAAGAGGTCACTCTAGCTAATGTTCCTGTTTCATCTGACAAGTCCCCAGCATGTGGAAAGACACCAGATAATCCTAGGAGACCAGAAATGATTGAGGTAAAGCACATTGGAGAGTGGTGCGTTGTTAATTATGACAATAAAGCATACCCAGGTATCATCATGGATGCAGAAGGGCATAGTGTGAAAGTTAAGTGTATGCAACGCCATGGCATAAACCAGTTCAAATGGCCAGGTCTTCGGGACGACATCTGTTGGTACCATGACTGGCAGGTACTTTGCCTAATACCAGAACCACAGGCTCTGAACAAGCGCTCTTTACAGATTGAAGCGTCTGCGTGGAAGTATGTGGAACAGCAACTGCAGAACTGA
- the LOC121711088 gene encoding uncharacterized protein LOC121711088 isoform X2: MTTGRKQTVTRLKNKMQKRLLTDTMKNLHRRFLSEHIGHMSYTSFCRLRPFWVVTPSTSDRDTCLCKKHENLQFIANALQSQGLLSSRNIEEMSEATMCDPKAKVCAYGECSECLLTCHPMLKTPGEENISLFQWMTEKIKKDEKVSTITVKREITKTEHELNTDFQERLVHFRSHVFNIKWQFDAYRELRRSLKPNESLLHIDFSENYSCKYSEEIQSVHFGGSHKQASLHTGVLYTTGEQAPHTFCSISPSRRHDPVAIWAHLDPVLKVVRERHPQVSTLHFFSDGPATQYRQKGNFFYLSTEPYKYGFKEITWNFFEANHGKGAPDGVGGALKRSADRIVAHGGDIPDAQSLYNKLKSLDTSVELFFIPERDIESKPEIPAIAAVKGTMRIHQAISLTPGQMKYRDISCLCKREKGVLDCPCFNLQEVTLANVPVSSDKSPACGKTPDNPRRPEMIEVKHIGEWCVVNYDNKAYPGIIMDAEGHSVKVKCMQRHGINQFKWPGLRDDICWYHDWQVLCLIPEPQALNKRSLQIEASAWKYVEQQLQN; this comes from the coding sequence ATGACAACTGGCCGCAAACAAACAGTCACACGGCTGAAGAATAAAATGCAAAAGAGGTTGCTTACTGACACAATGAAGAACTTGCATAGGAGGTTTCTCTCTGAGCACATTGGCCACATGTCATACACCTCCTTTTGCCGTCTCAGACCCTTTTGGGTGGTAACCCCCTCTACCTCTGACCGTGACACATGTCTCTGCAAAAAGCATGAGAACTTGCAATTCATTGCCAATGCCTTGCAGAGCCAAGGGTTACTGTCCTCAAGAAACATTGAGGAAATGTCTGAAGCAACCATGTGTGACCCGAAAGCCAAGGTCTGTGCTTATGGTGAGTGCAGTGAATGCCTCCTAACTTGTCACCCGATGCTGAAAACCCCTGGGGAAGAGAACATTAGTTTATTTCAGTGGATGACAGAGAAGATCAAGAAGGATGAGAAGGTGTCAACAATAACAGTGAAAAGGGAGATAACAAAAACAGAGCATGAGCTTAACACAGATTTCCAGGAGAGGCTTGTTCATTTTAGGAGCCATGTCTTCAACATTAAATGGCAATTTGATGCCTACAGGGAGCTCAGGAGGAGTCTGAAGCCCAATGAGTCCCTCTTGCATATAGATTTTAGCGAAAATTACTCATGTAAGTACAGCGAAGAAATACAATCTGTGCATTTTGGAGGCTCACACAAGCAGGCCAGTCTGCACACTGGAGTGCTCTACACCACTGGTGAACAAGCGCCACACACCTTCTGCTCCATATCACCCTCCAGAAGACATGACCCTGTGGCCATCTGGGCCCACCTTGATCCAGTTCTGAAGGTAGTGAGAGAACGACACCCTCAAGTCAGCACACTTCATTTTTTCAGCGATGGGCCTGCAACACAGTATCGACAAAAGGGAAATTTCTTCTACCTCTCAACAGAACCCTACAAGTATGGCTTCAAAGAAATAACATGGAATTTCTTTGAGGCTAATCATGGGAAGGGGGCACCAGACGGTGTAGGTGGGGCCCTCAAGAGGTCAGCAGACCGGATTGTAGCCCATGGAGGAGACATTCCTGATGCCCAGAGCTTGTATAACAAGCTGAAAAGCCTGGACACATCTGTCGAGCTGTTCTTCATCCCAGAGAGGGATATTGAATCAAAGCCTGAGATACCTGCAATAGCTGCCGTAAAAGGCACTATGAGAATCCACCAAGCTATCAGTCTGACACCCGGCCAAATGAAATACAGAGACATTTCATGTCTATGTAAAAGGGAGAAAGGTGTTTTGGACTGCCCCTGCTTTAATCTTCAAGAGGTCACTCTAGCTAATGTTCCTGTTTCATCTGACAAGTCCCCAGCATGTGGAAAGACACCAGATAATCCTAGGAGACCAGAAATGATTGAGGTAAAGCACATTGGAGAGTGGTGCGTTGTTAATTATGACAATAAAGCATACCCAGGTATCATCATGGATGCAGAAGGGCATAGTGTGAAAGTTAAGTGTATGCAACGCCATGGCATAAACCAGTTCAAATGGCCAGGTCTTCGGGACGACATCTGTTGGTACCATGACTGGCAGGTACTTTGCCTAATACCAGAACCACAGGCTCTGAACAAGCGCTCTTTACAGATTGAAGCGTCTGCGTGGAAGTATGTGGAACAGCAACTGCAGAACTGA
- the sod2 gene encoding superoxide dismutase [Mn], mitochondrial, whose translation MTMLCKASFVRRCANTVSPALGALASRQKHTLPDLTYDYGALEPHICAEIMQLHHSKHHATYVNNLNVTEEKYQEALAKGDVTTQVALQAALKFNGGGHINHTIFWTNLSPNGGGEPQGDLMEAIKRDFGSFQKMKERMSAATVAVQGSGWGWLGFDKESGRLRIAACSNQDPLQGTTGLIPLLGIDVWEHAYYLQYKNVRPDYVKAIWNVVNWENVTDRFTVAKK comes from the exons ATGACCATGCTATGCAAAGCCAGTTTTGTTCGCAG GTGCGCCAACACCGTGAGCCCGGCTCTGGGTGCTCTGGCCTCGCGGCAGAAGCACACGCTCCCGGACCTGACTTATGACTACGGAGCGCTCGAGCCTCACATCTGTGCTGAAATCAtgcagctccatcacagcaaGCACCACGCCACCTACGTCAACAACCTCAATGTCACAGAGGAGAAGTATCAGGAGGCCTTGGCCAAAG GTGATGTAACTACCCAGGTGGCACTGCAAGCTGCCCTGAAGTTCAACGGAGGCGGCCACATCAACCACACCATCTTCTGGACAAACCTGTCCCCGAACGGAGGAGGAGAGCCACAGg GCGATCTGATGGAGGCCATCAAGCGTGACTTTGGCTCCTTCCAGAAGATGAAGGAGAGGATGTCTGCTGCCACTGTGGCCGTGCAGGGCTCTGGCTGGGGATGGCTGGGCTTCGACAAGGAGAGTGGACGCTTGAGGATCGCCGCCTGCAGCAACCAGGATCCCCTACAGGGcaccacag gtCTTATTCCTCTCCTGGGTATCGATGTGTGGGAGCACGCTTACTATCTTCAGTACAAGAACGTGCGGCCGGACTATGTGAAGGCCATTTGGAATGTAGTGAACTGGGAGAACGTCACTGACCGATTTACAGTTGCCAAGAAGTAG